The following coding sequences lie in one Bacillota bacterium genomic window:
- a CDS encoding helix-turn-helix transcriptional regulator, whose amino-acid sequence MSASENKRPPGVVCGQKVRQAREERGLSLTNLAERASLSVSYLSEVENGRKSPSLQVVQRLAAALNLEPAALFASGPQGRITPGERIRLLRTEQDLTLAQVANKVGIGASYLSEIERGRVSPAPATLNRIAEALDTGVAQILGPLAGLGARLR is encoded by the coding sequence ATGAGCGCGTCTGAAAACAAAAGACCCCCAGGGGTAGTATGCGGCCAGAAAGTCCGCCAAGCGCGGGAAGAGCGGGGTCTATCGTTGACCAATCTGGCCGAACGGGCTAGCCTGTCGGTGTCGTACCTGAGCGAAGTGGAGAACGGCCGTAAATCACCTTCGCTGCAGGTAGTGCAGCGACTGGCCGCAGCCTTGAACCTGGAACCGGCAGCTTTGTTTGCTTCCGGTCCCCAGGGGCGGATTACCCCTGGCGAGAGAATCCGGCTCCTTAGAACGGAACAGGATTTGACCCTGGCCCAAGTGGCCAATAAAGTAGGGATCGGAGCCTCGTATCTGAGTGAAATCGAGCGTGGTCGGGTGAGCCCGGCCCCGGCAACCCTGAATCGCATTGCCGAAGCTTTAGATACCGGCGTGGCCCAAATACTGGGTCCGCTGGCGGGACTGGGCGCTCGTTTGCG